One Acropora palmata chromosome 2, jaAcrPala1.3, whole genome shotgun sequence genomic window carries:
- the LOC141874364 gene encoding somatostatin receptor type 4-like has translation MAAVSFPNDTDIRGSEGPFVLATPQGKAQLCVYVLTFLLGSVGNVLVLLVIRAKKHKNVNDLFIVNLAISDLLMISFVPVYFAKMFIKFQHSTAFCKTITPMATMTFFVSIFTLTSMAVHRCYVITNPFKPEMRRRKIVVWLIGLWVASFLAVLPLVIVAQGDFGTDCDETWDFNSGAKVYTVCLFVLQYSLPLAIITVAYIRIAVDLLKSSTERYGPGNNNQGCEGNRVLCSSVRHEDIQVLKTVAVIVLVFAICILPVQLSWMMSHFGGEREKRISETVFMKFDFLLSIFHSCLNPLVYGTLTRRFRRGYVKYLVHMCPCFKKQLSKVFLQVQSIGSPSHENSVRRQQNVTFPVTEKQNDKCSLALNNNLKHQTPV, from the coding sequence atggcggcagtaTCGTTCCCAAACGACACCGATATCAGAGGAAGTGAGGGACCATTTGTCCTTGCGACTCCCCAAGGTAAAGCCCAGCTTTGTGTCTACGTATTAACGTTTCTCCTGGGCTCTGTTGGCAATGTTTTGGTGCTGTTAGTAATTCGAGccaagaaacacaaaaatgtgAATGATTTGTTCATAGTGAACCTTGCAATTTCAGACCTCCTCATGATCAGTTTCGTCCCTGTGTACTTTGCTAAAATGTTcattaaatttcaacattcAACCGCATTTTGCAAGACAATTACGCCAATGGCAACTATGACATTTTTCGTCAGCATTTTCACATTGACCTCAATGGCTGTTCATCGATGCTATGTTATCACAAATCCTTTTAAACCCGAGATGCGAAGAAGGAAAATTGTCGTCTGGCTGATTGGCTTGTGGGTTGCATCTTTCTTGGCTGTTCTTCCTCTTGTTATCGTGGCTCAAGGGGACTTTGGAACGGATTGCGATGAGACATGGGATTTTAACTCCGGAGCTAAAGTCTACACTGTTTGTCTCTTTGTGCTGCAATATTCTCTTCCTTTGGCCATCATCACTGTAGCGTATATCCGTATCGCCGTAGACTTGCTCAAATCCAGCACTGAGAGATACGGTCCAGGCAACAATAATCAAGGGTGTGAAGGCAATAGAGTGTTGTGTTCAAGTGTACGCCATGAAGACATCCAGGTTTTGAAGACTGTGGCCGTGATTGTTCTGGTATTTGCCATTTGTATATTGCCCGTCCAACTTTCCTGGATGATGTCGCATTTTGGCGGTGAAAGAGAGAAACGTATTTCAGAGACCGTGTTTATGAAATTCGATTTTCTGCTCTCGATTTTCCACAGTTGTCTTAACCCACTTGTTTATGGAACGCTGACACGTCGTTTCAGAAGAGGATATGTTAAATATCTGGTTCACATGTGTCCTTGTTTCAAGAAACAACTGTCCAAGGTTTTTCTCCAAGTGCAGAGCATCGGGTCACCGTCTCACGAGAATTCTGTTCGGCGACAGCAGAATGTAACTTTTCCTgtcacagaaaaacaaaatgacaaatgtTCTTTAGCTCTGAACAACAATCTTAAGCATCAAACACCCGTTTAA
- the LOC141874424 gene encoding melatonin receptor type 1B-B-like has translation METNFTKALFPAGITLTNRTRVSQFGEVGILFLINIASVVGNTLLCISFFKNGHLRSVTNVFVLTLAVSDIVMSFTAMPLSEGALVAGEWIFGSTLCHIQGFLVHFLAFVSLQVMALTAINRYYRVTKPDLYKKIFTPGYTGIMIAAVSLFSFIILATITFGQHSNMFVFHPGKAICVSLYRSIRSSRIYTIFSCIAFVFLPAFIITYCYLKVFVAIRKHFRRLSVRSISSASFSSFNSAEIIVTRTVCVIVIAFFLCWIPCLVIDFVDIMRQGWFDRRVYLAYAYFAYTSSAINPFIYGVINRSFRRQFSKMLKCHKQGKGTTKIEQNISGIMKLDQLQHHKKK, from the coding sequence ATGGAAACAAATTTCACAAAAGCACTTTTTCCGGCTGGAATCACATTGACAAACCGCACCAGAGTTTCTCAGTTCGGAGAAGTTGgtattctttttctcatcaacATTGCCTCCGTTGTTGGAAATACTCTGTTgtgtatttctttctttaagaATGGCCACCTTCGATCCGTCACAAACGTTTTCGTCTTGACGCTAGCTGTCAGCGATATCGTCATGTCCTTTACTGCCATGCCTCTATCCGAGGGAGCCCTTGTTGCCGGGGAGTGGATTTTTGGATCCACCCTCTGCCACATTCAAGGATTTCTTGTCCATTTTCTTGCGTTCGTCTCTCTTCAAGTCATGGCGCTAACTGCTATCAACCGATATTATCGAGTAACGAAGCCGGACTTGTACAAAAAGATCTTTACCCCTGGGTACACTGGCATAATGATTGCGGCTGTAAGTTTATTCTCCTTCATAATTTTAGCAACCATAACGTTTGGCCAACACAGcaacatgtttgtttttcatccaGGAAAAGCGATTTGTGTTAGCTTATATCGATCGATCAGAAGTAGTCGAATATACACCATCTTCTCTTGCATTGCGTTTGTGTTCCTCCCCGCCTTCATAATCACATATTGCTATTTGAAAGTTTTTGTAGCAATCAGGAAGCACTTTAGACGCCTCTCTGTAAGAAGCATCTCATCAGCATCTTTTTCCAGCTTCAACTCGGCCGAAATCATCGTCACTCGCACTGTTTGTGTTATCGTAAttgcgttctttctttgttggatTCCCTGCCTTGTCATTGACTTTGTAGATATAATGAGGCAAGGTTGGTTCGATCGTCGAGTTTACTTAGCCTATGCATACTTTGCTTACACCTCCAGCGCTATAAATCCGTTTATTTATGGAGTGATAAACAGATCTTTCCGCAGGCAATTCTCGAAGATGTTAAAATGTCATAAACAAGGCAAGGGAACTACGAAAATCGAACAGAACATTTCCGGAATAATGAAACTTGATCAACTCCAacatcataaaaaaaagtag
- the LOC141874420 gene encoding uncharacterized protein LOC141874420 isoform X1, whose translation MSPLLVAVALYCFSKTESCKVKQFLEPIQGKVLKDHLIKTIFVEQEGMCQAHCFMNDICQSTNVSPQLDNGQWRCELNDAGGLENLNDEAGHVYYLTRNPCNSSPCIKSATCRPSFLDDDSYTCVCPAGFTGAMCNEDIDECKDELHNCSSDESCVNQLGSFICLPESTGCNGGESSQLKNYKGYSASNPALSCADVLENRPESKSAAYYLTTEGGGVACTYCHMEDIRGCGGGGWTLVMKINGAKTTFSYDSDLWTNKVPLNQSSGKSGFDHDETKMPSFWSMPFTKLCLGMQAAGQETNWITVSYKARSLHSLMSTNTHYATNVDRSEWKSLLADSSLQRNCNMEGFNVKPSEGQNDPAVTRIGILGNNENDCRSCNSRIGFGSEGSRGGQNKDNSCGNESNGGADNGEKHIKANCFILLQ comes from the exons ATGAGCCCTCTACTGGTAGCAGTTGCACTCTATTGCTTTTCGAAAACAG AATCTTGTAAGGTTAAACAATTCTTGGAACCCATCCAAGGAAAAGTTCTCAAAGATCACCTGatcaaaacaatatttgtgGAACAAGAAGGAATGTGCCAGGCCCATTGCTTCATGAACGATATATGCCAGTCAACCAATGTCAGTCCACAGCTTGACAATGGACAGTGGAGATGCGAGCTCAACGATGCAGGTGGACTGGAAAATTTAAACGACGAAGCCGGACATGTTTATTATTTGACCAGG AATCCGTGCAACTCATCTCCTTGTATAAAAAGTGCAACCTGTAGACCAAGTTTCCTGGATGATGACAGCTATACATGCGTTTGTCCGGCAGGTTTCACTGGAGCGATGTGCAATGAAG ATATTGACGAATGTAAAGATGAATTGCACAACTGCTCATCTGATGAGTCGTGTGTTAATCAACTTGGTTCTTTCATTTGCTTACCCGAGTCAACTGGGTGCAATGGAGGTGAATCCTCTCAGCTGAAAA attacAAAGGTTACAGCGCATCAAATCCTGCCTTGTCGTGTGCAGATGTCTTAGAAAACAGACC CGAGTCTAAAAGTGCTGCTTACTACTTGACAACTGAGGGGGGAGGGGTGGCTTGCACATACTGTCATATGGAGGACATTCGAGGCTGTGGTGGAGGAGGCTGGACACTAGTGATGAAGATTAATGGCGCAAAG ACTACATTCTCCTACGACTCAGACTTGTGGACTAACAAAGTGCCATTAAACCAATCTTCTGGTAAATCAGGCTTCGACCATGATGAAACGAAAATGCCAAGTTTCTGGAGTATGCCTTTCACGAAACTTTGTCTTGGGATGCAAGCTGCAGGACAAGAAACCAACTGGATAACAGTTTCTTATAAAGCGAGGTCCTTACACTCGCTTATGTCAACCAACACTCACTATGCAACGAATGTTGACAGAAGCGAGTGGAAATCTCTCTTGGCTGATTCATCACTTCAAAGGAATTGCAACATGGAAGGGTTTAATGTAAAGCCTTCTGAAGGACAAAACGATCCTGCAGTCACACGAATTGGTATCTTGGGAAATAATGAAAACGACTGCCGCTCCTGCAATTCAAGAATAGGATTTGGTTCCGAAGGATCAAGAGGAGGACAAAATAAGGACAACTCCTGTGGCAACGAGTCCAATGGCGGCGCAGATAACGGAGAAAAGCATATAAAAGCAAACTGCTTTATCCTTCTTCAATAG
- the LOC141874420 gene encoding uncharacterized protein LOC141874420 isoform X2, whose amino-acid sequence MCQAHCFMNDICQSTNVSPQLDNGQWRCELNDAGGLENLNDEAGHVYYLTRNPCNSSPCIKSATCRPSFLDDDSYTCVCPAGFTGAMCNEDIDECKDELHNCSSDESCVNQLGSFICLPESTGCNGGESSQLKNYKGYSASNPALSCADVLENRPESKSAAYYLTTEGGGVACTYCHMEDIRGCGGGGWTLVMKINGAKTTFSYDSDLWTNKVPLNQSSGKSGFDHDETKMPSFWSMPFTKLCLGMQAAGQETNWITVSYKARSLHSLMSTNTHYATNVDRSEWKSLLADSSLQRNCNMEGFNVKPSEGQNDPAVTRIGILGNNENDCRSCNSRIGFGSEGSRGGQNKDNSCGNESNGGADNGEKHIKANCFILLQ is encoded by the exons ATGTGCCAGGCCCATTGCTTCATGAACGATATATGCCAGTCAACCAATGTCAGTCCACAGCTTGACAATGGACAGTGGAGATGCGAGCTCAACGATGCAGGTGGACTGGAAAATTTAAACGACGAAGCCGGACATGTTTATTATTTGACCAGG AATCCGTGCAACTCATCTCCTTGTATAAAAAGTGCAACCTGTAGACCAAGTTTCCTGGATGATGACAGCTATACATGCGTTTGTCCGGCAGGTTTCACTGGAGCGATGTGCAATGAAG ATATTGACGAATGTAAAGATGAATTGCACAACTGCTCATCTGATGAGTCGTGTGTTAATCAACTTGGTTCTTTCATTTGCTTACCCGAGTCAACTGGGTGCAATGGAGGTGAATCCTCTCAGCTGAAAA attacAAAGGTTACAGCGCATCAAATCCTGCCTTGTCGTGTGCAGATGTCTTAGAAAACAGACC CGAGTCTAAAAGTGCTGCTTACTACTTGACAACTGAGGGGGGAGGGGTGGCTTGCACATACTGTCATATGGAGGACATTCGAGGCTGTGGTGGAGGAGGCTGGACACTAGTGATGAAGATTAATGGCGCAAAG ACTACATTCTCCTACGACTCAGACTTGTGGACTAACAAAGTGCCATTAAACCAATCTTCTGGTAAATCAGGCTTCGACCATGATGAAACGAAAATGCCAAGTTTCTGGAGTATGCCTTTCACGAAACTTTGTCTTGGGATGCAAGCTGCAGGACAAGAAACCAACTGGATAACAGTTTCTTATAAAGCGAGGTCCTTACACTCGCTTATGTCAACCAACACTCACTATGCAACGAATGTTGACAGAAGCGAGTGGAAATCTCTCTTGGCTGATTCATCACTTCAAAGGAATTGCAACATGGAAGGGTTTAATGTAAAGCCTTCTGAAGGACAAAACGATCCTGCAGTCACACGAATTGGTATCTTGGGAAATAATGAAAACGACTGCCGCTCCTGCAATTCAAGAATAGGATTTGGTTCCGAAGGATCAAGAGGAGGACAAAATAAGGACAACTCCTGTGGCAACGAGTCCAATGGCGGCGCAGATAACGGAGAAAAGCATATAAAAGCAAACTGCTTTATCCTTCTTCAATAG
- the LOC141874420 gene encoding uncharacterized protein LOC141874420 isoform X3 yields MSPLLVAVALYCFSKTESCKVKQFLEPIQGKVLKDHLIKTIFVEQEGMCQAHCFMNDICQSTNVSPQLDNGQWRCELNDAGGLENLNDEAGHVYYLTRNPCNSSPCIKSATCRPSFLDDDSYTCVCPAGFTGAMCNEDIDECKDELHNCSSDESCVNQLGSFICLPESTGCNGGESSQLKNYKGYSASNPALSCADVLENRPESKSAAYYLTTEGGGVACTYCHMEDIRGCGGGGWTLVMKINGAKQNLNSAANFVFTSKTGLPRVVRVLPWVLFFQKYSSLHSRSLNNICTVAIPGQILAR; encoded by the exons ATGAGCCCTCTACTGGTAGCAGTTGCACTCTATTGCTTTTCGAAAACAG AATCTTGTAAGGTTAAACAATTCTTGGAACCCATCCAAGGAAAAGTTCTCAAAGATCACCTGatcaaaacaatatttgtgGAACAAGAAGGAATGTGCCAGGCCCATTGCTTCATGAACGATATATGCCAGTCAACCAATGTCAGTCCACAGCTTGACAATGGACAGTGGAGATGCGAGCTCAACGATGCAGGTGGACTGGAAAATTTAAACGACGAAGCCGGACATGTTTATTATTTGACCAGG AATCCGTGCAACTCATCTCCTTGTATAAAAAGTGCAACCTGTAGACCAAGTTTCCTGGATGATGACAGCTATACATGCGTTTGTCCGGCAGGTTTCACTGGAGCGATGTGCAATGAAG ATATTGACGAATGTAAAGATGAATTGCACAACTGCTCATCTGATGAGTCGTGTGTTAATCAACTTGGTTCTTTCATTTGCTTACCCGAGTCAACTGGGTGCAATGGAGGTGAATCCTCTCAGCTGAAAA attacAAAGGTTACAGCGCATCAAATCCTGCCTTGTCGTGTGCAGATGTCTTAGAAAACAGACC CGAGTCTAAAAGTGCTGCTTACTACTTGACAACTGAGGGGGGAGGGGTGGCTTGCACATACTGTCATATGGAGGACATTCGAGGCTGTGGTGGAGGAGGCTGGACACTAGTGATGAAGATTAATGGCGCAAAG caaaatttgaattcagCAGCAAACTTCGTTTTTACATCAAAGACTGGTCTCCCTCGCGTGGTTCGGGTGCTACCGTGGGTCttatttttccagaaataTTCGTCTCTCCACTCTCGGAGTTTGAACAACATATGTACAGTAGCGATCCCAGGACAGATACTGGCTCGTTAA